ACGGGTGTGGGGCTGGAGTTTACGGCTCTGCCCGGCTACAATTCGGATATCACTCTTTCTGTCAACGCCTACTTCCCGACGAACGAGAAACTAACGTTCACGAATGACGGCGAGAAACTGATCAGGGAGAAATTTTCCTCCGGGGCCGACGCCCGGCTGAAGCTTCTGTTGCCGCCTGTGGTGAACTTCCTCGACATGAAGGTTGATGCACAAGTTCATTCATATCGCGGCGAGCGAACCGATTTGACCGGGTACAACGCCGGCTTGTCGGTGAACACCCGTGATGGGATGCTTCGAGGTTCGGTGGAACGCGGCAGGGATGCTTTTCGGGGGGAATACTACAAAGTCGAGGGCAACGTGACCCTCGCGTTCGACTGGGTGGACCTGTTGAAAGGCGAGAATCCTTTTTCAGCCCCGTACAAGCCTTCTGCAACGAGATTCAGCCGCAAGATTCGGGATAGTCTGTACGATCGGGCGGTCAGAAAGCACGACTTACCTACTGACCGTACTGAAAGCCGTATCACCTTGGCGGCGAACGTAGTGGACGACACCGTGTCGTTTAACGGTGGTTTTCCCGAGCTGCCCAACACACGCATTACCGTTCAGACTTCCCAGAGCCCATGGCAAGACACCGAGGAAGTGGTCACCGATTCCTCGGGGCGCTATTCGGGAAGCTTGACACTCCCGCCTGGCCAATACCGGATGCGGCTGGTACACAAACCTTCAGGCCGCGCATCGGCAATTAAGACCATAGTAATAGCAGGGACGAATAAGGAATAGCCAACCTGCGGGCAGCATTTGGCTGTTTTCAAGCGGATGTATATAGCCGTAATCCGTCGCGGCGTGATGGGGGCCGAGAGCGATTACGGTTTATAAAGACCGAACCAACGGGGTGGAGCGAGGGACAACTCGGGCCACAGTATCACAATAATCAGGCCGGCCAACATTGCCGCGATGAATGGAATAACAGCCACCGCTACCCTGTCAAGCTTGGTTTCGGCCAAAGATGTAGTGACGTAAAGATTGACGGCCACTGGAGGTGTCGCCTGGCCGATAGCGAGATTGAACGTCATTACCACTCCGAACCACAGCGGGTCCCAACCGAAACGGGCCATCAAGGGCATGAAAATGGGCAGAAAAACGTAATAAATGGAAATTGCATCCAATAACATGCCGGCCACGAACAAAAGCAAATTGATCACGAAAATCATGACCAACCCGTTCTGAGAGATGCTCAAAATCGCGTTGGTGAGACGGTCGATGGTCCCCAGAGCGTCGGCCGTCCATGCGAAAAGACCTGCAAATGCTACGATGAACATCACCACGGCAGAAGCGATTGACGCATCCAACATGCAGTTGTAAAGGCCTTTCAGGCCTATAGTGCGGTACAAAACCGTGCCGACGAAAATGCCGTAGACAACCGCTACAATGGCCGCTTCAGTGGCCGTAAAGATGCCGCCATAAAGCCCTCCTAGAATCACAACCGGAGCCATCAGGCCCCAGAAGGCCTCTTTGAGGGCTATAAGAATTTCCCACGGGGTGCCCCATCGCTCTCCACCCCAGCCATTGCGTTTTGAAATAAAATATGCCGGAACAGTGAGAGAAAGGCCCGCAATCAACCCTGGGAAAATGCCGCCGGCAAAGATCGCGGGCACCGAAACCTGGGTGAATACTGCGTAAATGATAAAAGCTATGGACGGTGGAATAATGATGGCGGTCGAGCCCCCTGTCGCTATCAGAGCCGCTGCGAAATTACGGTCATAGCCCTTGGCGATCATGGCGGGAATCATGATGGCTCCAATGGCGGCCGCGTCGGCCGGGCCGGAGCCCGAAATCCCGCCGAAGAATACGCAAACCAGTACTCCAACAATGGCCAGCCCACCGGGGATCGGCCCGACAATAAGGTTTGCCAGATGAATCAAGCGCTTGGAAATGCCGCAGCGTTCAAGGATAAAGCCGGCCAAAATGAAAAACGGTATCGCCAGGAGTGGAAACTTGGCGATATTGGAATAGAAGGTCGGTGAAATACCCAATAGGCTTTGGCCCGCAAGCCACAGGACAATGCAGGCCACCGAGCCCAACGCGATCGCTATGGGGAAACCTGCTATGAGAAGGATAAAGAACAGCAGGAAAAGAATTATGCCCGGGTCCATCTAGGGCCTCCTGGCCGTTTCCCGGGCAATTCGCCAGGAAGTCTGAACGACCCTTATGATCACGGCCGCGCCGCCTATTGGAATTGCGAGGGTATAGTACGCCTGCGGGATGTCGAGAGCTGGGGTGCTGGTGCGCATAGCGATTTCGTCAGGTATCTGGTAGACAACGCACAAGTAGACAACCAGGCCCACGGTTCCCACGGTGAAAGACGCGGCCGCGATGTCAAAGATCTTCTGAAGAGGAGCGGGCAAGGCTTCTTTGAAGAAACCCAAGCCGAGGTGAGCGCCGCGTTTGAATCCTACTGCCGCACCAAACAGCGTCAGCCATACCATTGCCATGACCAGCAACTCCTCCGTAAAGGCCAGGGAGTAGCCTGCGTAACGGGCAACCACGTTGGCAAAACCGAGCAGAGTCATAAAGACCATAATGGCGGCGCAAAAAATCTCTTCGGCATTGTTGAAAAACGATCGGAGTAATCCACTCATAGTGCAGGTCCTCTTCCTGAAGAACACTGGAAAGCCTGAACGACGTGGACCGAATGAGCCATCAATTCAGGCTACCGGACCGCGTCTATGATCTTGAGCGCGCTTTTTACCAGATCGTCACCGATTTCCTTGGTCCACTTCTCCCACACCGGCTTGGTCACATCTTTGAATGCCTTCTTCTGGTCCGGTGTAAGCACCGTCACTTGCATGCCGGAGGCTTCGGCTTCTTTTAGGGCCTTCATGTCGCCGGTAAGACCGGTGCGGGCATCTTCAATTTCCCATTTTCCCGCCTTCTCAGCGGCATCTCTCAAAATCTTTCGATCCTCCTCGGAAAACTGATTCCAAAGCTTCTGATTTACTCCGAATATCAGAGGATCAATTGTGTAGTGCCATACAGTCATGTATTTCTGGAACTGAAAGAGTTTGTACGGAAGGATAATGGAGGTTACGGGGTTTTCCTGACCGTCAACGGTGCCTTGTTGAAAGGCGGTCAGAGCGTCGGCCCAGTTCATTAAAATGGGGTTAGTCCCAAACGCCTGAAAAATGTCCTTGAAGATAGGGCTGCCCACGACTCGTATCTTCATTCCTTTCATGTCTTCCGGCTTTGCCACCGGCCGCACGGAGTTGGTAAGCTCTCTGAACCCGTTTTCGCCCCATCCCAGAAACGTTACGCCGTTCTTTTCCATTTCTTCGATGAGTTTCTTGCCTGGCTCGCCGGCCTTCACGGCATCCAACTGTTTGTAGTTTTCGAACATGAAAGGCAGAGAGAATAGGTTAAGCTGCCTGATTTGCGGGCACCAGTTTATGGTGGAGGCCAGCGCAAAGTCAGCCACGCCCTGCCTCAGAAGCATGAATTCATTCGTCTGTTGGCCGGCAAACAGTTTTCCTGCGAAATAGACCTTGATCTTTATTTTGTCTCGTGAAGCCTCTTTCACCAGATCAGCGAACATCTGCGCGCCTTTGCCCCAACTTGAACCCGGCCCCACGACCACGGTCATCTTGTACTCGTCTAAATATTGCGCTGCAGGGGTTACAGTGGCTGTTCCAATGAGCAGTCCAATTAAGCCCACGCAAACCAAAATCGCCTTCTTCGTGCGTGTATCCATGGTTTATCCTCCGATCAAGGGGTTGTTGAGTGATCCCGTTGCCCAGGTCATGGCCTGAATTCGCTCCGAAGGCACATTAGAGGCGCTACAGGTCACTCGTTTTATGGCAGAATCGTATTAATCGTATATTGGAAAGACAGCAAAGGTGTAATGACAAGCAAGCAAGCAGAGGGACATACTATCGACAAAGCCCGGTGTATAAGTTCTTCCGGCTACTTTCCCATGACTCTCCTCCCGCACTTTTTTATCTCGGCTTCAGGACGCCGCTGTTCTTTACCCTTTGTTTCGATCGGAGAATAGCAAATGGGCAATGGATGAGCAGAGCGTCCGCGATTTTATCGAAACAGGAGTAGCAGCTCCGTTGGTTGTCTGTCGTTCAAAAACAGAGTCTGCCGCGAGTGGTGTCGAGAGGCCTTCCTTTCAATGCATCCTCCACCACTACCGAGTCAACAGTTTTTCACATGTTTCGTCTGTACTGCCCACCGGCCCGGAAAAGGGTATCGGTGATCTGGCCGAGCGAGCATGTTTTCACGGTCTCCATAAGCTCTTCAAATATGTTCTGCCCTGATTGCGCGATCCGGTACAGTCGGTCAAGAGCGCGATCACATTCATGCTTGTGCCGGTCCTTGAACTCCTGAAGACGTGTGAGCTGCGAGGCCTTTTCCTCCTCGGTCCCTCTTACCAGCTCCACAGCGCATTGCTCCATATAAGTCCCATGCGGGTTCAAAAAGGTGTTCACCCCGATAATAGGGTATTCGCCCGAGACTTTCAGCATCTCATAGTACAGGGATTCGTCTTGTATTTTTGTCCGTTGGTATCCGGTTTCCATCGAGCCCAATACACCGCCCCTTTGCGAAAGTCGGTCGAATTCGGCAAGGACAGCTTCTTCCACAAGGTCGGTGAGTTCCTCCAGGATGAAGCTGCCTTGGTTCACGTTGTCTATTTTGCTCATTCCCCATTCTTTGTTGATGATCAACTGGATTGCCAGGGCCCTGCGAACCGACTCCTCGCTCGGCGTGGTAATGGCTTCGTCATACGAGTTCGTGTGGAGAGAATTGCAGTTGTCGTAAATCGCGATCAGGGCCTGAAGGGTCGTCCGTATGTCGTTGAACTGGATGTCCTGCGCGTGAAGAGAACGCCCACTGGTCTGGATATGGTACTTCAGCTTCTGCGAGCGCTCGCTGCCATGGTATTTGTCTCTGATTGCTACGGCCCAGAGGCGCCGCGCCACGCGGCCGATGACGCTGTACTCGGCTTCAAGACCATTGGAGAAAAAGAAGGACAGGTTTGGAGCGAAATCGTCAATGCCCATTCCCCTTGATAAGTAATACTCCACGTAAGTAAAGCCGTTTGCGAGCGTGAAGGCCAGTTGAGTCACAGGGTTGGCCCCGGCTTCGGCAATATGGTACCCGGAAATGGATACCGAGTAGAAATTCCTTACGTCGTTCTTTATGAAGTAATCCTGCACGTCGCCCATCATCTTCAGGGAGAAATCCGTGGCGAATATGCAGGTATTTTGTCCCTGGTCCTCCTTGAGGATGTCCGCCTGGACCGTGCCTCGAACGTTCTTCAGGACTTCCGCCTTTATCCTGGCCGCCTGATTGGGTGTGGGGTCCGCTCCGTTTTCTTCTCTAAATTTGTCCAACTGCTGATCTATAGCGGCATTGAAGAACATAGCCAGCATAATCGGGGCCGGACCGTTGATGGTCATGGACACGGAGTTGTTCGGGGCGGAAAGATCGAACCCGCTGTACAAGACCTTCACATCATCCAGAGTGCAAATTGATACTCCCGAGGTACCCACTTTGCCATACACGTCGGGTCGTTCTTCCGGATCTCTTCCATAAAGGGTGACGGAATCAAAAGCCGTCGAAAGGCGTTTGGCCTCGCTGTTGGCGGAAAGGTACTTGAACCGTCTGTTCGTACGAAACGGATCGCCCTCTCCTGCGAACATGCGGGTGGGGTCTTCATCCTGCCTCTTGAAGGGGAAAACTCCTGCTGTATAAGGGAACATTCCCGGCAAGTTCTCTTTCAGCCGCCACCTGAGGATTTCACCGGGGTCCTGGTACCCCGGCAGCACTATTCGTGGAAGAACTGTCCCGCTCAAGGTGCGTCTTTTCAGGTCTGAGCGAATCTCTCGCCCTCTGACCTCGAACACCATGTCGTCGCGGGAATAGGTTTCCTTGATGTCGTCCCACTCGCCGACCAGCCTCAAGGCTCGGGGATCGAGCTGTTTTTCTATTTCTTCCTGCAAGTGCTTTATGCGGCGAACAGCTTCGGAATCGTCATGGAGGCCATCCTCTTTCAAGGCCCGGACCGTCTCGTCCATTTGCCAGAGTCGGCGCACCAATCTCCCTTGATCCGCCCCCCACGCATGGTATCGGCGAACGACAGAGGCGATCTCCGAAAGATACCTGGTTCTCTCCGGTGGGATTATTATTGTTTGGGAAGACGGCTTCTTGTCCGGTCTTGCCTTCATTTGCGTGGACCAGCCAACCCCCGTCTTGGCGTTCAAGGCCTCTATTATGCCTGCGTACAGGCCGGTTACCCCGTCGTCGTTGAAACGAGAGGCAATGGTCCCGTAAACGGGAAATTCATCAAGGCTCTTGTGGAATTCAGCTCTGTTCCGCTGAATCTGTTTGCGAACGTCATGAATCGCGTCTTCGGAACCTTGGCGATCGTACTTGTTCACTGCCACAAGATCCGCGAAATCCAGCATGTCAATCTTTTCCAACTGACTTTGGGAACCGAATTCCGAGGTCATCACGTAGAGCGATACGTCCGCGAGGGGGACCACTGCTGCATCTCCCTGGCCGATGCCTGCGGTTTCCACAATTATCAAGTCAAAACCTGCGGCCCTGAGTACCGCAATAGTTTCGTCCATGTGTTCCGGGACCTCAGCGGTCCGCGACCGCGTTGCCAAGGACCGATAGTAGACTCTGTCGTTGTAAATACAGTTCATCCTGATACGGTCGCCCAGAAGGGCGCCGCCGGTCTTTCGGCGGGTCGGGTCCACAGAGACTATTCCTACTGTCCTGCCGGGTTGATCGTTAAGAAACCTGAGGACGATCTCATCCGTGAGCGAAGATTTTCCTGCTCCGCCTGTTCCCGTTATCCCCAGAACTGGGGTTTTGGGGTCGCCCATCTTGTCACGGAGGGCGCTCTGAATCCGAGCCAGGTTACCGTCTCCTGCTTCCTTGGCCGTCTCAACCGCGGTGATGGCGCGTGCAATCAACTTCCAACTGGAA
The genomic region above belongs to Desulfomonile tiedjei and contains:
- a CDS encoding inverse autotransporter beta domain-containing protein → MICSTNILNKRLLLLLVILASYIHGAGGISCAYQLGPSHSSTDRDKSFLSSLVPLPPQVSRSKEKSPEHYIDPALNHGLKLVLPQTIRQGLRFDAGYDKWEGLPTMQADYFLPVKGWTDKSVFFSPRISLNGTKESYSIGAGFRNLITSEMLVGFHAFHDWTRGRRTRGEFLKETGVGLEFTALPGYNSDITLSVNAYFPTNEKLTFTNDGEKLIREKFSSGADARLKLLLPPVVNFLDMKVDAQVHSYRGERTDLTGYNAGLSVNTRDGMLRGSVERGRDAFRGEYYKVEGNVTLAFDWVDLLKGENPFSAPYKPSATRFSRKIRDSLYDRAVRKHDLPTDRTESRITLAANVVDDTVSFNGGFPELPNTRITVQTSQSPWQDTEEVVTDSSGRYSGSLTLPPGQYRMRLVHKPSGRASAIKTIVIAGTNKE
- a CDS encoding TRAP transporter large permease, whose product is MDPGIILFLLFFILLIAGFPIAIALGSVACIVLWLAGQSLLGISPTFYSNIAKFPLLAIPFFILAGFILERCGISKRLIHLANLIVGPIPGGLAIVGVLVCVFFGGISGSGPADAAAIGAIMIPAMIAKGYDRNFAAALIATGGSTAIIIPPSIAFIIYAVFTQVSVPAIFAGGIFPGLIAGLSLTVPAYFISKRNGWGGERWGTPWEILIALKEAFWGLMAPVVILGGLYGGIFTATEAAIVAVVYGIFVGTVLYRTIGLKGLYNCMLDASIASAVVMFIVAFAGLFAWTADALGTIDRLTNAILSISQNGLVMIFVINLLLFVAGMLLDAISIYYVFLPIFMPLMARFGWDPLWFGVVMTFNLAIGQATPPVAVNLYVTTSLAETKLDRVAVAVIPFIAAMLAGLIIVILWPELSLAPPRWFGLYKP
- a CDS encoding TRAP transporter small permease, whose translation is MSGLLRSFFNNAEEIFCAAIMVFMTLLGFANVVARYAGYSLAFTEELLVMAMVWLTLFGAAVGFKRGAHLGLGFFKEALPAPLQKIFDIAAASFTVGTVGLVVYLCVVYQIPDEIAMRTSTPALDIPQAYYTLAIPIGGAAVIIRVVQTSWRIARETARRP
- the dctP gene encoding TRAP transporter substrate-binding protein DctP — its product is MDTRTKKAILVCVGLIGLLIGTATVTPAAQYLDEYKMTVVVGPGSSWGKGAQMFADLVKEASRDKIKIKVYFAGKLFAGQQTNEFMLLRQGVADFALASTINWCPQIRQLNLFSLPFMFENYKQLDAVKAGEPGKKLIEEMEKNGVTFLGWGENGFRELTNSVRPVAKPEDMKGMKIRVVGSPIFKDIFQAFGTNPILMNWADALTAFQQGTVDGQENPVTSIILPYKLFQFQKYMTVWHYTIDPLIFGVNQKLWNQFSEEDRKILRDAAEKAGKWEIEDARTGLTGDMKALKEAEASGMQVTVLTPDQKKAFKDVTKPVWEKWTKEIGDDLVKSALKIIDAVR
- a CDS encoding methylmalonyl-CoA mutase family protein, whose translation is MPESVPPYQPKHHIRVVTAASLFDGHDAAINIMRRILQASGAEVIHLGHNRSVSEVVMAAVQEDVQAIGVSCYQGGHMEFFKYIVDLLKEYGAGHIKVFGGGGGVIVPEEISELESYGVTKIYSPEDGAKWGLQGIINHFMETSDFSTVDAASLDGDLADIEPSSWKLIARAITAVETAKEAGDGNLARIQSALRDKMGDPKTPVLGITGTGGAGKSSLTDEIVLRFLNDQPGRTVGIVSVDPTRRKTGGALLGDRIRMNCIYNDRVYYRSLATRSRTAEVPEHMDETIAVLRAAGFDLIIVETAGIGQGDAAVVPLADVSLYVMTSEFGSQSQLEKIDMLDFADLVAVNKYDRQGSEDAIHDVRKQIQRNRAEFHKSLDEFPVYGTIASRFNDDGVTGLYAGIIEALNAKTGVGWSTQMKARPDKKPSSQTIIIPPERTRYLSEIASVVRRYHAWGADQGRLVRRLWQMDETVRALKEDGLHDDSEAVRRIKHLQEEIEKQLDPRALRLVGEWDDIKETYSRDDMVFEVRGREIRSDLKRRTLSGTVLPRIVLPGYQDPGEILRWRLKENLPGMFPYTAGVFPFKRQDEDPTRMFAGEGDPFRTNRRFKYLSANSEAKRLSTAFDSVTLYGRDPEERPDVYGKVGTSGVSICTLDDVKVLYSGFDLSAPNNSVSMTINGPAPIMLAMFFNAAIDQQLDKFREENGADPTPNQAARIKAEVLKNVRGTVQADILKEDQGQNTCIFATDFSLKMMGDVQDYFIKNDVRNFYSVSISGYHIAEAGANPVTQLAFTLANGFTYVEYYLSRGMGIDDFAPNLSFFFSNGLEAEYSVIGRVARRLWAVAIRDKYHGSERSQKLKYHIQTSGRSLHAQDIQFNDIRTTLQALIAIYDNCNSLHTNSYDEAITTPSEESVRRALAIQLIINKEWGMSKIDNVNQGSFILEELTDLVEEAVLAEFDRLSQRGGVLGSMETGYQRTKIQDESLYYEMLKVSGEYPIIGVNTFLNPHGTYMEQCAVELVRGTEEEKASQLTRLQEFKDRHKHECDRALDRLYRIAQSGQNIFEELMETVKTCSLGQITDTLFRAGGQYRRNM